Genomic segment of Hymenobacter aquaticus:
ATTGAGTTTGCCATGCCCAAGCCCAGCTATACCATCGACACGCTCGATGAGCTGCGCCAGCAGTATCCCGACCACAGCTTTGTGCTGCTAATGGGCGAAGACAACCTGCCGGGCCTGCCGCGCTGGAAGCAGGCCGACCGGATCCTGGCCGAGCACGCCGTGTACGTGTACCCGCGGCCGGGCGTCGATGCTACCGACGTGAATGCTCACCCGGGCGTGCAGGTAGTAGATGCGCCGCTGCTCGACATTTCCGCCACGTTTATCCGCGACTGTGTCCGGGCGGGCAAGTCTATCCGCTACCTGGTGCCCGAGGCCGTGGAGGCGCGGATTCTGGAAAAGGGATTCTGGCAATAGTTTAAAAGTAGTTTCCAACAAAAAGCCCCGTCAGGTACCTGACGGGGCTTTTTGTTGGTCGTAAGTGAAATCAGATGGTCATGATTTCAGCTTCCTTCTTGCTCAGCAGGTCATCTACCTTGCTGATATAGGAATCGGTAGCCTTCTGCACTTTGGCTTCGGCATCCTTGATGGCGTCTTCGGCGGCGCCATCCTTGAGCAGCTTCCGCAGCGAGTCGTTGACGTCTTTGCGGATGCCGCGGATGCGGACTTTGCCCGATTCCGACTCCGTTTTGGCCTGCTTTACCAAGTCGCGGCGGCGCTCCTCCGTCATGGGTGGAATGTTCAGGCGCACGCCTTCCGCATCCGACTGGGGGTTCAGGCCCAGGTCACTGTTTTTGATAGCCTTGGCTACTTCGGCAATAATGTTCTTCTCCCAGGGCTTGATGAAGATGGTGCGCGCGTCGGGAGTCGTGATGTTGGCAACCTGGCTAACCGGCGTGGGCGTGCCGTAATAATCGACCCGCAGGCCATCCAGCATAGCCGGCGACGCTTTACCAGCCCGAATGCGGCTCATTTCCTGGCTGGTATGTTGCAGCGACTTGGCCATTGACTCTTCGGCTTCGCTGAGGTAGAACTGAATTTCTTCGTCCATAATAAAACGGTGAATGAAAGTAGTGACGGGGAAGGAACCGAGGGCTTACGCCTGCTCGGTGGGGGTGGTAACAGTGGGTTGCAGGGCGCTGTGCTTGGGGTCCAGGTTTTTGCCCACCGAGCCATTCATGGAAACCCGGGTGCCGACGGTTTCGCCCTCAATGAGGCGCTGCAGGTTGCCCGGCTTGTTCATGTCGAAAACGATGATGGGCAGGTTATTTTCCTTGCACAACGTGAAGGCCGTCATGTCCATTACGTTGAGGTTCTTTTCCATCACCTCGTCGAACGTAATTTCCGGGTAGCGCGTGGCCGAAGGGTCTTTCTCCGGGTCGGCGGTGTAGATACCGTCCACGCGGGTACCTTTCAGCACCACGTCAGCTTCAATTTCGATGGCCCGCAGCGAAGCGGCCGAGTCGGTGGTGAAGTAGGGCGAGCCAATGCCGGCCCCGAAGATAACGACGCGGCCTTTTTCCAGGTGGCGCAAGGCCCGGCGCCGGATGTAGGGCTCACACACCCGCTGAATCGTCACGCCCGAGAGCAGGCGGGTGTTTACGTCGAGCTTTTCCAAGGCGCTTTGCAGGGCCATCGAGTTGATAACCGTGGCCAGCATGCCCATGTAGTCGCC
This window contains:
- the pyrH gene encoding UMP kinase, with translation MKYNRILLKLSGEALMGQQQYGIDAARLMQYAEEIKTAAATGTQVAVVIGGGNIFRGVQAEAFGLDRVQGDYMGMLATVINSMALQSALEKLDVNTRLLSGVTIQRVCEPYIRRRALRHLEKGRVVIFGAGIGSPYFTTDSAASLRAIEIEADVVLKGTRVDGIYTADPEKDPSATRYPEITFDEVMEKNLNVMDMTAFTLCKENNLPIIVFDMNKPGNLQRLIEGETVGTRVSMNGSVGKNLDPKHSALQPTVTTPTEQA
- the nadD gene encoding nicotinate (nicotinamide) nucleotide adenylyltransferase, yielding MKPHPKVGLLFGSFNPIHTGHLILANFMATHTDLDAVWLVVSPQSPFKVGQEMLGEEERFELVSLAIQRNDRLRALDIEFAMPKPSYTIDTLDELRQQYPDHSFVLLMGEDNLPGLPRWKQADRILAEHAVYVYPRPGVDATDVNAHPGVQVVDAPLLDISATFIRDCVRAGKSIRYLVPEAVEARILEKGFWQ
- the frr gene encoding ribosome recycling factor, whose amino-acid sequence is MDEEIQFYLSEAEESMAKSLQHTSQEMSRIRAGKASPAMLDGLRVDYYGTPTPVSQVANITTPDARTIFIKPWEKNIIAEVAKAIKNSDLGLNPQSDAEGVRLNIPPMTEERRRDLVKQAKTESESGKVRIRGIRKDVNDSLRKLLKDGAAEDAIKDAEAKVQKATDSYISKVDDLLSKKEAEIMTI